The following coding sequences lie in one Terriglobales bacterium genomic window:
- the hemH gene encoding ferrochelatase, producing MASSRLGVVLFQLGGPETLEAIEPFLYNLFCDPDIIDFPFARLGRRPLARLISATRAKKVAHHYEVIGGGSPIRRHTEQQAAALEAELREAGVDARCVVAMRYWHPFTSEAIAELGRAGCHEVVLLPLYPQYSSTTTGSSLNEWERRTSSTQWTQGTLKTQGSESFQSVHVIRDFYRDAGYLDAVVEKIEETLERFAEPESAEIVFSAHSVPVAVIERGDPYQRQIEETVGLLMERGGWANPCRLCYQSKVGASKWLQPSLRTTIRDLARENVKRLCVVPVSFVSDHVETLGEIDHEARALATSLGIKQFELMPGLNDSPRFIRALAEMVMRAAGVEAVRGAEMVAAD from the coding sequence ATGGCTTCATCGCGACTCGGAGTCGTGCTCTTCCAACTCGGCGGACCGGAGACGCTCGAGGCGATTGAGCCGTTCCTCTATAACCTCTTCTGCGATCCCGACATCATTGATTTCCCCTTCGCGCGCCTCGGGCGGAGGCCCCTCGCGCGCCTGATCTCGGCCACGCGAGCGAAGAAAGTTGCGCATCATTACGAAGTGATCGGCGGCGGATCGCCCATTCGCCGGCACACCGAGCAGCAGGCGGCGGCGCTGGAAGCCGAGTTGCGCGAGGCGGGCGTGGACGCGCGCTGCGTAGTCGCGATGCGCTACTGGCATCCGTTCACGAGCGAGGCGATTGCGGAATTGGGGCGCGCCGGATGCCATGAGGTCGTGCTGCTGCCGCTGTATCCGCAGTACTCGAGCACGACGACGGGCAGCAGTTTGAATGAGTGGGAGCGGAGAACGTCTTCAACGCAGTGGACGCAGGGGACGCTGAAGACGCAGGGTTCAGAATCATTTCAATCCGTTCACGTGATTCGCGATTTTTATCGCGATGCCGGATATCTGGATGCAGTCGTCGAGAAGATTGAAGAGACGCTCGAGCGGTTTGCCGAGCCGGAGTCGGCGGAGATCGTCTTTAGCGCGCACAGCGTGCCGGTCGCGGTGATCGAGCGCGGCGACCCGTATCAGCGGCAGATCGAAGAGACGGTCGGGCTGCTGATGGAGCGCGGCGGGTGGGCGAACCCCTGTCGGCTGTGCTATCAGAGCAAAGTTGGGGCGAGCAAGTGGCTGCAACCCTCGCTGCGGACAACCATCCGTGATCTCGCGCGGGAGAACGTTAAGCGCTTGTGCGTGGTGCCGGTCTCGTTCGTGTCGGACCATGTGGAGACGCTGGGCGAGATTGACCACGAGGCGCGCGCGCTGGCCACGTCACTGGGCATCAAGCAGTTCGAATTGATGCCGGGGCTCAACGATTCGCCGCGCTTCATCCGCGCGCTGGCCGAGATGGTCATGCGTGCTGCCGGAGTCGAAGCCGTGCGTGGCGCCGAGATGGTGGCGGCGGACTAG
- a CDS encoding VOC family protein, protein MKAWLNRREVLKLGGVAVAALVAGEGPAGSEAERSLRDAADALDHLMVGAKDLNAGMVWFEKRTGVRPAIGGVHPGRGTRNALASLGGRHYLEIIAPDPAQVSGRGPLLELIRSCKTPRPIGWAASSPDVQATARMVAAAGLKADAPLPGSRQRPDGRLLRWTTLNLEQPGALLPFFIQWSADSPHPSQDAPGGCTLAGVGFESPRPEEVARELRALGIRAQVTRGPEAKVQVALKTPKGAVEI, encoded by the coding sequence ATGAAGGCGTGGTTGAACCGGCGCGAAGTGCTGAAGCTGGGAGGAGTTGCAGTGGCGGCGTTGGTGGCTGGCGAGGGGCCCGCCGGGAGCGAGGCCGAGCGATCTTTGCGTGATGCCGCTGATGCGCTCGATCACCTGATGGTCGGTGCGAAGGACCTGAACGCCGGCATGGTGTGGTTCGAGAAACGGACGGGCGTGCGTCCCGCAATCGGCGGTGTGCATCCCGGGCGGGGGACGCGGAACGCGCTGGCGTCGCTCGGCGGGCGGCACTACCTGGAGATCATTGCGCCCGATCCGGCGCAGGTCTCAGGCCGCGGGCCACTGCTCGAACTGATTCGCTCCTGCAAAACACCGCGCCCGATCGGGTGGGCAGCGTCGTCGCCGGACGTCCAGGCCACAGCGAGAATGGTGGCGGCGGCGGGACTGAAGGCCGATGCGCCGCTGCCCGGATCGCGGCAGCGTCCCGACGGGCGCTTGCTTCGCTGGACCACGCTGAACCTGGAGCAGCCGGGCGCCCTGCTTCCCTTCTTCATTCAGTGGAGCGCGGACTCGCCGCATCCGTCGCAGGACGCGCCGGGCGGCTGCACGCTGGCGGGCGTGGGATTCGAGTCGCCGCGGCCCGAAGAAGTGGCGCGAGAGTTGCGCGCACTCGGAATTCGCGCCCAGGTCACCCGCGGCCCTGAAGCGAAGGTTCAGGTCGCGCTGAAGACGCCGAAGGGCGCGGTTGAGATCTGA
- a CDS encoding COX15/CtaA family protein, with amino-acid sequence MTTLCLIIAGALVTSNDAGLAVPDWPTSFGSLVRIPPMVGGVKFEHGHRMLAEFVGLLTIVLAVWTSRVERRSWMRKLGWTALALVITQGILGGITVKFFLPPWVSTAHATLAQTFFCLTVALALFTSRRWIEYPGGSFVDHGHPSVRTLTLLAASAVYVQLILGAAFRHSGLKLLPHLLSAVVVTVLVIWTVTRVLSGFSALAELRRPAQALLGVLLLQLALGFAAYLTRVAWSGHEPQPQLNMVVSTVAHVAVGAVMLATTMVLALEARHVSAFLSRGNVIEFRGARKAVTA; translated from the coding sequence GTGACTACTCTCTGCCTCATCATTGCCGGCGCGCTCGTTACCAGCAACGACGCGGGACTGGCAGTGCCCGACTGGCCCACATCATTCGGCTCGCTGGTTCGCATTCCGCCCATGGTCGGCGGAGTGAAGTTCGAGCACGGACATCGCATGCTGGCCGAGTTCGTTGGACTGCTCACCATCGTGCTGGCGGTATGGACGTCTCGCGTGGAGCGCCGCTCCTGGATGCGTAAGCTGGGCTGGACGGCCCTGGCGCTGGTGATCACACAAGGCATTCTGGGCGGAATCACGGTAAAGTTTTTCCTGCCACCCTGGGTTTCAACGGCGCACGCGACGCTGGCGCAGACGTTTTTCTGTCTTACCGTGGCACTCGCGTTGTTTACCAGCCGCCGATGGATCGAGTATCCCGGCGGCAGTTTTGTGGATCACGGACATCCTTCGGTGCGCACGCTCACGCTGCTGGCGGCGAGCGCGGTGTACGTGCAGCTCATCCTGGGCGCCGCCTTCCGCCACTCGGGATTGAAGCTGCTGCCGCACCTGCTGAGCGCGGTCGTGGTTACCGTGCTGGTGATCTGGACGGTCACGCGCGTGCTGAGCGGGTTTTCGGCGCTGGCTGAGCTGCGGCGTCCGGCGCAAGCGCTGCTCGGCGTGTTGCTGTTGCAGCTCGCGCTCGGCTTTGCCGCGTACCTCACGCGCGTGGCCTGGAGCGGACACGAGCCGCAGCCGCAGCTGAACATGGTCGTGTCCACCGTAGCGCACGTGGCGGTGGGCGCGGTGATGCTGGCGACCACGATGGTGCTGGCCCTGGAGGCGCGGCACGTAAGCGCGTTCCTGTCGCGCGGCAATGTGATCGAGTTCCGCGGCGCGCGCAAGGCGGTGACGGCATGA
- a CDS encoding carboxypeptidase regulatory-like domain-containing protein, with product MMKSLKRTWLAPVLALAVLFVLAGCSKKEEAASSNEEAASPAAPKAAATPIDKSTVGSVSGTVKYDGVKPKAAKIDMSQDPACKGDNTAETVVGDDGDLANVFVYVKDGLGDRTFAAPTTPVELDQQGCRYHPHVLGVMTGQTVKIVNSDPTTHNIHPTPANNREWNESQPPKGAALEKTFAREEIMLPVKCNQHPWMKMYLNVVKSPYFAVTDKDGKYELKDLPPGDYTIAFVHEKLGEQTQKVTVGPKESKTVDQTFKAGGAAGAGSL from the coding sequence ATGATGAAATCCCTCAAGAGAACGTGGCTGGCGCCCGTGCTGGCGTTGGCTGTCCTCTTCGTGCTGGCGGGCTGTAGCAAGAAGGAAGAAGCCGCATCGTCGAACGAAGAGGCGGCTTCGCCGGCGGCGCCGAAGGCGGCTGCCACTCCGATTGACAAGAGCACCGTCGGCTCGGTGAGCGGCACCGTGAAGTACGACGGCGTCAAACCCAAGGCCGCCAAGATCGACATGAGCCAGGACCCGGCCTGCAAGGGCGACAACACCGCCGAAACCGTGGTCGGCGACGACGGCGATCTGGCCAACGTGTTCGTCTACGTGAAGGACGGCCTTGGCGACCGCACATTCGCGGCGCCAACTACTCCCGTGGAGCTCGATCAGCAGGGCTGCCGCTACCATCCGCACGTGCTCGGCGTGATGACCGGCCAGACGGTGAAGATCGTGAACAGCGATCCCACCACGCACAACATCCATCCCACGCCGGCGAACAACCGCGAGTGGAACGAATCGCAGCCGCCCAAGGGCGCTGCGCTGGAGAAGACCTTCGCCCGCGAAGAGATCATGCTCCCGGTGAAGTGCAACCAGCATCCGTGGATGAAGATGTACCTGAACGTGGTCAAGAGCCCGTACTTCGCCGTGACCGACAAGGACGGCAAATACGAGCTGAAGGACCTGCCTCCCGGTGATTACACCATTGCGTTCGTCCACGAGAAGCTGGGTGAGCAGACGCAGAAGGTGACGGTCGGCCCGAAGGAGTCGAAGACCGTGGACCAGACCTTTAAGGCAGGCGGCGCGGCCGGAGCGGGATCGTTGTAA
- a CDS encoding Rieske 2Fe-2S domain-containing protein, translating to MAEQSTTQAGVLGGLPPLPRKPLNASVIAAEQAYRKRKGLPALTEADVAALQAGVPMPWEEGGDGAQAAPAPAAATPAAPPAAAGAAPPPATSAPATGVIGGLPPLPRRALNASVIAAEQAYRKKKGLPPISDADIEALKAGQPMSWEPGGSGVAAAPAAASAAPAAPAGAPTAAAAAPTSPMSNVQGGLPNLPRKALNNSVISAEQAYRRKKGIPPLNEYEIECLKQGLPMPWEPGGRIPELPAAAPAAAAPAAASAAPAAAAKPAAAAPAVPRATVASAAATTGPATRYVGTPAVGTSKAAAAGGVAAIGPEDSEINRKRRRLVWSCVVAFLATWLIAFFRFFLPRTLFEPSTTFKIGYPSDYTLGVDTKFQQKFRIWVDRTPDRLFVIYARCTHLGCTPDWKPAENKFKCPCHGSGYDSEGINFEGPAPRPMDRAKISLDPEGQIVVDVSKLYQQPKGQPTQFNDPGAYLSV from the coding sequence ATGGCTGAACAATCCACGACGCAGGCTGGCGTACTGGGCGGGCTGCCGCCGTTGCCGCGCAAGCCGCTGAACGCTTCGGTGATCGCGGCCGAGCAGGCGTATCGCAAGCGCAAAGGGCTGCCGGCCCTGACCGAGGCCGACGTTGCCGCGCTCCAGGCGGGCGTGCCCATGCCGTGGGAAGAGGGTGGCGATGGGGCGCAGGCTGCTCCGGCGCCGGCAGCGGCCACACCGGCGGCGCCGCCCGCCGCTGCGGGCGCGGCGCCTCCTCCGGCAACAAGCGCGCCCGCTACAGGCGTCATCGGTGGATTGCCGCCGTTGCCGCGCAGGGCGCTCAACGCCAGCGTCATTGCCGCCGAGCAGGCCTATAGAAAGAAGAAGGGACTACCGCCCATCAGCGACGCCGATATCGAAGCGCTGAAGGCCGGCCAGCCCATGAGCTGGGAGCCGGGCGGATCAGGTGTGGCGGCGGCGCCGGCCGCGGCCAGTGCCGCGCCGGCAGCGCCGGCGGGAGCGCCCACAGCGGCTGCGGCTGCGCCGACGTCGCCCATGTCGAATGTGCAGGGCGGACTACCCAACCTGCCGCGCAAGGCGCTGAACAATTCGGTGATCTCGGCGGAGCAGGCGTATCGCAGGAAAAAAGGCATTCCGCCACTCAACGAGTACGAGATCGAGTGCCTGAAGCAGGGGTTGCCCATGCCGTGGGAGCCGGGCGGCAGGATTCCCGAGCTTCCTGCGGCGGCGCCGGCGGCGGCAGCTCCGGCCGCGGCCAGTGCCGCGCCGGCGGCAGCGGCAAAACCGGCGGCAGCAGCGCCGGCCGTTCCGCGCGCGACGGTGGCTTCGGCAGCCGCGACGACCGGCCCGGCGACGCGCTATGTGGGCACGCCTGCAGTTGGGACATCAAAGGCCGCGGCGGCCGGTGGCGTGGCCGCGATCGGGCCGGAAGACAGCGAGATCAACCGCAAGCGGCGGCGGCTGGTGTGGAGCTGCGTGGTCGCGTTCCTGGCGACGTGGCTGATTGCGTTCTTCCGCTTCTTCCTGCCGCGCACGCTGTTCGAGCCGAGCACGACCTTCAAGATCGGCTACCCGAGCGACTACACCCTGGGAGTGGACACCAAGTTCCAGCAGAAGTTCCGCATATGGGTGGACCGCACGCCCGACCGGCTGTTCGTGATCTACGCGCGCTGCACGCACCTGGGCTGCACGCCCGACTGGAAGCCGGCGGAAAACAAATTCAAGTGTCCGTGTCACGGGTCGGGATATGACTCGGAGGGAATCAACTTTGAAGGACCGGCGCCGCGTCCGATGGACCGCGCCAAGATTTCGCTCGATCCCGAAGGACAGATCGTGGTGGATGTGAGCAAGCTGTATCAGCAGCCCAAGGGACAGCCGACGCAGTTCAACGACCCGGGAGCGTATCTATCGGTGTAG
- a CDS encoding cytochrome b N-terminal domain-containing protein, whose product MADEVRKEGATAAPGDGASGNGAGGGGASGNGGRVSVMVKALREDAKTLPGEMKEKIKEQVEIVKDPTKTQVFTSIFRHKHDDTPRNRALGVLSNVFLHLHPAKINRDAVRYSFTWGMGGITFYLFFVLTFTGVMLMFYYHPSKVQAFRDVLYLEHDVPFGKLLRNMHRWAAHLMVIAVELHMFRVFLTGSYKKPREFNWNVGVILLVLTLLLSFTGYLLPDDQLGFWAITVGTSMARATPLLGHEGPFGPQLGMTPYNDVRFGLLGGSIVDANTLLRAYIWHCIAIPIIASVFMIVHFWRVRKDGGISGPAPVMLPSEVKDRK is encoded by the coding sequence ATGGCGGATGAAGTAAGGAAAGAGGGCGCAACGGCGGCGCCGGGCGACGGCGCCAGCGGAAACGGCGCCGGGGGCGGCGGCGCGTCGGGCAATGGCGGCCGCGTGAGCGTGATGGTGAAGGCGCTTCGCGAAGACGCCAAGACCCTGCCCGGCGAGATGAAGGAGAAGATCAAGGAGCAGGTGGAGATCGTCAAGGATCCCACCAAGACCCAGGTCTTCACCTCGATCTTCCGGCACAAGCATGACGACACGCCGCGCAATCGCGCGCTGGGCGTGCTGTCCAACGTGTTCCTCCATCTGCATCCGGCCAAGATCAACCGTGACGCGGTGCGCTACAGCTTCACCTGGGGCATGGGCGGGATCACGTTTTATCTGTTCTTCGTGCTCACCTTCACCGGCGTGATGCTCATGTTCTACTACCACCCGTCGAAGGTGCAGGCCTTCCGCGACGTGCTCTATCTGGAGCACGACGTGCCGTTCGGCAAGCTGCTGCGCAACATGCATCGCTGGGCGGCCCACCTGATGGTGATCGCCGTCGAGCTGCACATGTTCCGCGTGTTCCTCACCGGCTCGTACAAAAAGCCGCGCGAGTTCAACTGGAACGTGGGCGTGATCCTGCTGGTGCTGACGCTGCTGCTGTCATTCACGGGTTACCTGCTGCCCGACGATCAGCTCGGATTCTGGGCCATCACGGTGGGCACGAGCATGGCGCGCGCCACGCCGCTGCTGGGACATGAAGGCCCGTTCGGGCCACAACTGGGCATGACGCCGTACAACGACGTGCGCTTCGGGCTGCTGGGCGGCTCGATCGTGGACGCGAACACGCTGCTGCGCGCCTATATCTGGCACTGCATCGCCATCCCGATCATCGCCAGCGTGTTCATGATCGTGCACTTCTGGCGCGTGCGAAAGGACGGCGGAATCTCAGGTCCGGCGCCGGTAATGCTGCCCAGCGAAGTCAAGGACAGGAAGTAG